Proteins encoded by one window of Molothrus aeneus isolate 106 chromosome 16, BPBGC_Maene_1.0, whole genome shotgun sequence:
- the MAFK gene encoding transcription factor MafK → MTTNPKPNKALKVKEESGENAPVLSDDELVSMSVRELNQHLRGLTKEEVIRLKQRRRTLKNRGYAASCRIKRVTQKEELERQRVELQQEVEKLARENSSMKLELDALRSKYEALQTFARTVARGPITPTKVATTSVITIVKSAEISSSSVPFSAAS, encoded by the coding sequence GTAAAGGAGGAGTCAGGAGAGAATGCCCCAGTGCTGAGTGATGATGAACTCGTGTCAATGTCCGTACGGGAGCTGAACCAGCACCTGAGGGGTCTCACCAAAGAGGAGGTCATCCGTCTGAAGCAGCGGAGGCGCACGCTCAAGAACCGGGGCTACGCTGCCAGCTGCCGCATCAAGCGTGTGACTCAGAAAGAGGAGCTCGAGAGGCAGCGGGTTGAGCTGCAGCAAGAGGTGGAGAAGCTGGccagagaaaacagcagcatgAAGCTAGAGCTGGATGCCTTGCGCTCCAAGTACGAAGCACTCCAGACCTTTGCTCGTACTGTGGCGCGAGGGCCTATTACCCCGACCAAAGTTGCCACCACCAGTGTCATCACCATCGTGAAATCAGCCGAAATCTCATCCAGTTCTGTGCCCTTTTCAGCAGCCTCCTAG